CCCCTGGCTGGGCATGTACGCCATGGTTACACGGCAAACTGAGCGCGGCGGTGTCCTTGTGCCCGAGGAGAGGATATCCCGGGAATCCGCGCTTCGGCAGTACACACGCAACGGCGCCTACGCCACGTTCGACGAGGACGCCAAAGGAAGCATTGAAGTGGGCAAGCTTGCAGACCTTGCGGTGGTCAGCGGCGATTACCTGACCTGCCCCGAGGAGGAGATCCGCGGCATCCGCTCCCTGCTTACGATGGTAGGAGGGAAGATCGTTTACTCCGAGGGATTCGCAGTCGGGGAGGGCGGTCGGTCCTAGGAGGTCGCATTGAGAAGGGGTGGGCTAACCATGCGGATCGTGGCCATAGCCGATATCCATCTCGGGCCCGACCGGCACTCCGTCCGGGGCAGCGCGAGCGTCCGGGCCTTGGATGGGTTCGTTCAGGCGGTTGAATCCGAGATCCGACCCGATCTCGTTGTGGATCTGGGTGACCGGGTGGTGGATGTAGACCCAGATGCCGACCGGGAGCGCCAACACCAAATCGCGTCTGTGTTCGCCGGGATCTCCTGCCCAGTTCTTCACGTTATGGGAAACCACGACGCGGTCAATCTCGCCCGGGCTGACAACGAGCAGATCTTCGGGCAACCCATGCGCTGCCACTCCATAGATGTCGGGGGCTTTCATTTCGTTGTCCTCGACACCTGTGATCCTGTGCTCGGCGGAGTGGGAGGCGCAGTCTCCCGCGAGCAACTCCAATGGCTTGATGCTGACCTCTCTGCCGCCTCCGCCGCTTCGGTGTCTTCTGTGATCCTATGTCATCACGCCCTCTGCTACCACGACATCTCCCGAAATGTCCTGTTCAAGGGGATCGAGCCGTGGGCGTTCGCATCGAACAGGGAGGAGATCTGGCAAGTCGTATCCTCCCATCCCGGTGTCGTGCTAGTTCTTCATGGGCATCTCCATTGGACGACTGTCGAACGTGTTGGCGACGTGCCCTGTCTCAGCGCCAACTCACCTGTTGAATCGTGGACCACCGGAGGAGAAGTAAGGGGCGAGTACGCCGTCGTCACCCTCTCGCCGGGTGAGGGTGGCCTTGATGTGGACTTCCAGGTGAGACGGGTTTTCCCGCCCGAATGACTAGGTCAATCCCGCCGGAGAAATTATTCCCTTCCCCAGAAGGAATACCATTTAGTATATCTAATATAACAATAAGGCCGGGCCGTTGGGCTAACCCAGCAGTCGTTGCTGTCTTGCGCTTGGACCCCGGATGCCAGCATGCTTTGAGGAAGGGGCTGCCCATGCAGATCGACAGGGAGATCCCGATACCCCTGTACCAGCAGATCAAGTTCTACTGGAAGGACAAAATCGACCGTGGGGTTCTGAAGCCAGGCGACCGGATTCCCACGGAGAAGGAACTGTGCGAACTCCATGCGGTCAGCCAGATCACCGTGAAGCAGGCCGTCAAAGCGCTCGTCGGGGAGGGCCTGGTCGTCCGGCGGCCGCGCACCGGGACCTTCGTTGCCCACCCCAAGTTCAAACAGCAACTCTTGCGGTTGACCAGCTTCTCGGAGGACATGCGGCAGCGCGGGCTCAAGGCCGGCGCTCGAGTGATCGAGGCAGAGGAGGAGCCCGCAGATTCTCAGATCGCGGAGGCACTCAAAGTGGCCGAAGGTGAGCCCATTGTCCGGATAGAGCGCGTGAGGCTCGCCGAAGGCGAGCCGATGGCCATTGAGGTATTCCGCATGCCTTCAGTACTCTGCCCGGGGCTGCTCTCTGAGGATCTCAATGGCAGATCCCTCTACCAGCTGCTCGCCGAGAAGTACGGCCTGTCCCTGGAAGAGGCGGAACAGAGCATCGAAGCTTCCCTCGCTGATGCGAGAGAGGCACGCCTGCTTGGAATCAAGAGAGGCGCACCTGTTCTCAGAGTCGAGAGGATCACCCGCGACAGGGCTGGAAGGCCCTCCGAGCTTACGCGATCAGTGTACCGTGGCGACAAGTACCGGCTCCATGTGGCCATGCGCCGCAATCCGTAGGGTGCTGGGGGGTGGGCAAGCTGTCCAGGCCTGTCAGACCGCTTCTGAACCTTCGAACCCGCGAGATCCTGACTGCAGGGGGATTCCTTCTGCCCAACGTTGGAGTGTGGGCGCTCACGCACGTCTTTGCGGTTGGGATGGCACTCTGGCTCAGCTTCAACGATTGGGATCTGTTCTCGCCACCGAAGTTCATCGGGCTTGCGAACTATGTCAGGCTCTTTACTGATGATCGGAACTTCCGCAGGGCTGCGTTCAACACCCTGTACTACGTGATTGGGATAGTGCCGCTCAGCACTGCCCTGTCCTTGGCACTCGCGATCGCCATGAACCAGGAACTCAGGGCGATCAGGTTCTTCCGTACAGCATTCTACCTTCCGGTCGTCACGTCCACGGTGGCCATATCTGTAGTGTGGATCTGGCTTTTCAACCCCGATCGTGGCCTTTTCAACTACTTCCTGGGGCTTCTCGGGGTCACTAACACCCCTGGGTGGATCTACGACATGGCCTGGTCCAAGCCGGCGATAATCATCCAAAACATCTGGCACTACGTCGGCTACTACATGGTGCTGTTCCTGGGGGGTCTGCAAGGCATCCCGGCTCACTTGTACGAGGCCGCGGAAGTGGATGGGGCGACCCGGTGGCAGCAGTTCTGGAAGATCACACTTCCGCTCCTTTCACCCACGACTTTCTTAGTGATTGTGCTCAGGGTCATAAGCACATTCCAGATATTCGAGGAAGTCTACGTCATGACTGAAGGCGGGCCGTGGGGGTCCAGCCAGTCGGTGGTCTACTTCATCTACAAGAACGCCTTTGAGTTTTTCAGGATGGGGTATGCATCCGCCATGGCCATCACACTATTCGCGGTGATCTTCGTCTGCACCCTGCTCCAGTTCAAGCTTCAGCGGGAATGGGTCCACTACGAGTGACGGGAGGGAACCCGGCGATGATGAGCCAAAGCGTCGAGGCCCGCAGGCGAAAGCTCCGCCGCGCAAGAGCGAAGAGGATTGGGATCGTCGTTGCCTACGTTCTTTTGACGGCTGGGTCGATCATGATGATCATACCGTTCGCCTGGACCATATCATCATCTCTCAAGCACCCAGACAAGCTTCTCACGTTCCCGCCCGAATGGATACCGAAGCCAGTCTGGTGGCAGAACTACCCAGACGCCGTCCGCGCGGTTCCTCTTTTCAGGTTCTGGCTGAACTCGTTCTTCCTGTCCACCACCCTGATGTTGACGCAGGTGGCGACGGCCGTGCTCGCCGCCTACGCCTTCGCCCGGATGAGGTTTCCAGGCCGGGATACTCTCTTTCTCCTGTATATAGGCACAATGATGGTTCCAAGCCAGGTGACCTTGATCCCGCGGTTCCTGATAGTCCGCTACCTCGGCCTGATCGACTCGTATGGCGGCGTGATGCTGCCCATGTTCATCTATGTTCTCGGCACTTTCATCATGAGGCAGTACTTCTTGACGCTCCCGTACGAACTTGAGGACGCGGCGCGCATAGACGGTTGCGGGCGGCTTCGGAGCCTCTGGCACATCATCCTGCCGCTTGCGAAGCCGGCCCTGTCCACGGTGGCGATCTTCTCGTTCAAGAACACTTGGAACGAGTTCCTCTGGCCGCTGATTGTCCTGAACACGTATGAGAAATACCCGATCCAGGTTGGACTCGCTTTCTTCCGTAGCCAGGTGAAGACCGAATGGGAACTCCTTCTTGCCGGAACGGTGATAGCTATGGCCCCTCTCGTGGTGCTGTTCCTGTTCGGCCAGCGCTACTTCATCAAGGGCATATCTCTGACCGGCATGGGTGGAAGATGAGGCAGACCGTTCTTTCGAGGAGGTGGTCCGCCCGGGTTGTGGGTAAGGCGTCTATGCTCCCTTGGCGAGTCCAGAACGAACGAGGAGGAGAACGACAGTGAAAAGGATCCTTGCAGCGCTTGCCCTGGCAGTCATCCTGGCGGTGGGATCAGGCATTGGAACATCTGCGAAGACCAAGATCTCCGTGATCTTCTGGTGGGATGTGAACGACCCGGCTCTCGTGGAGATGAAGACCCAGTTCAGTGCGAAGTACCCCGACATCGAGGTCGCCTACACGAATGTCCCGTCTTCCCAGTACTATGACAAGCTCCTTACTATCATCGCCGGCGGAAGCCCGCCCGACGTAGCGATGCTCGGCATGGACAAACTCGCCACCTTTGCCAGCAAAGGGGCGCTTGTTGACCTCACTCCTTATGTGACAACCCAGTTCCCCATAGATGACCTGTTCGAGACGATCAAGCCTTCTCTCATGTACCGGGGCAAGTACTACGCGCTTCCGCGAGATGTTACCACCAACGTTGTGTACTACAACCGCAAGATCTTCCGCGAGCACGGAGTACCGTACCCCAAACCCGGCTGGACCTGGGACGACTTCCTGGAGACCGCGAAGAAAGTCACCCACATTGGGCCGGACGGCAAAGCGGAGCACTTCGGGTTCAACTACGATGCGTTTGCAGACGGGTTCATCCACTGGATCTGGCAGAACAATGGCAACTTCCTCAACGCCGACTTCACGAAGTCCACTCTGAACACGAAGGAGGCCATCGAGGCACTGCAATTCCTGGTCGACCTCAGGCTCAAGCATCGGGTGTGTCCCACGATCCCAGAGGCGCAGTCCATGGGCAAGGAGGAGGATCTCTTCAGGACCGGCCGGATTGCGATGTATATCGGCGGCGTATCCAGGACCCACAAGTTCGCGCAGGTAGCCGATTTGGACTGGGACGTCGCCCCCAACCCTGTCGGGAAACGGGCGGCGAGCCGGGTCTGGACCAACCTGTGGGTGATGCCTCGCGGCACGAAGAACCAGGAGGCCGCGTGGAAGTTTATCTCCTTCGTGGCTGGCCCGGAGGGGCAGAGGATAGCGTCCAAGATGAACATGGGCATTCCGGCGCTGAACTCCATCGCGCGGGAGGACCACTTCCTCAACCAGCCGCCGGACCACAGAGTGTACTTCCTCGACGCTTTCCGTGACGGCATCGTCTTCCCGGTGTTTCCTGAAGGCAAGGAATACTGGGACATGGTTCAGACTGAGCTTGAGCCGGTGTGGCTCGGGAAACGCTCCGTAGCTGAGGCGGCAGCAGCCATAGACAGGATCGCGAATACTACACTGTTCAAGTAGATCACCGGAGCTATACAAGGGGCGCGGTCGTACGGGCCGCGCCCTTGTGGAAACCTGGAGGCGGTAACGTGCTGGCCAGTATAGAGAACGGGCGGTTGAGGGTCAGCGTGGACCGGCGGACTGGGGCTCTCGCGG
This is a stretch of genomic DNA from Bacillota bacterium. It encodes these proteins:
- a CDS encoding metallophosphoesterase, encoding MRRGGLTMRIVAIADIHLGPDRHSVRGSASVRALDGFVQAVESEIRPDLVVDLGDRVVDVDPDADRERQHQIASVFAGISCPVLHVMGNHDAVNLARADNEQIFGQPMRCHSIDVGGFHFVVLDTCDPVLGGVGGAVSREQLQWLDADLSAASAASVSSVILCHHALCYHDISRNVLFKGIEPWAFASNREEIWQVVSSHPGVVLVLHGHLHWTTVERVGDVPCLSANSPVESWTTGGEVRGEYAVVTLSPGEGGLDVDFQVRRVFPPE
- a CDS encoding GntR family transcriptional regulator, with the protein product MQIDREIPIPLYQQIKFYWKDKIDRGVLKPGDRIPTEKELCELHAVSQITVKQAVKALVGEGLVVRRPRTGTFVAHPKFKQQLLRLTSFSEDMRQRGLKAGARVIEAEEEPADSQIAEALKVAEGEPIVRIERVRLAEGEPMAIEVFRMPSVLCPGLLSEDLNGRSLYQLLAEKYGLSLEEAEQSIEASLADAREARLLGIKRGAPVLRVERITRDRAGRPSELTRSVYRGDKYRLHVAMRRNP
- a CDS encoding sugar ABC transporter permease, which encodes MGKLSRPVRPLLNLRTREILTAGGFLLPNVGVWALTHVFAVGMALWLSFNDWDLFSPPKFIGLANYVRLFTDDRNFRRAAFNTLYYVIGIVPLSTALSLALAIAMNQELRAIRFFRTAFYLPVVTSTVAISVVWIWLFNPDRGLFNYFLGLLGVTNTPGWIYDMAWSKPAIIIQNIWHYVGYYMVLFLGGLQGIPAHLYEAAEVDGATRWQQFWKITLPLLSPTTFLVIVLRVISTFQIFEEVYVMTEGGPWGSSQSVVYFIYKNAFEFFRMGYASAMAITLFAVIFVCTLLQFKLQREWVHYE
- a CDS encoding carbohydrate ABC transporter permease; translation: MMSQSVEARRRKLRRARAKRIGIVVAYVLLTAGSIMMIIPFAWTISSSLKHPDKLLTFPPEWIPKPVWWQNYPDAVRAVPLFRFWLNSFFLSTTLMLTQVATAVLAAYAFARMRFPGRDTLFLLYIGTMMVPSQVTLIPRFLIVRYLGLIDSYGGVMLPMFIYVLGTFIMRQYFLTLPYELEDAARIDGCGRLRSLWHIILPLAKPALSTVAIFSFKNTWNEFLWPLIVLNTYEKYPIQVGLAFFRSQVKTEWELLLAGTVIAMAPLVVLFLFGQRYFIKGISLTGMGGR
- a CDS encoding sugar ABC transporter substrate-binding protein; protein product: MKRILAALALAVILAVGSGIGTSAKTKISVIFWWDVNDPALVEMKTQFSAKYPDIEVAYTNVPSSQYYDKLLTIIAGGSPPDVAMLGMDKLATFASKGALVDLTPYVTTQFPIDDLFETIKPSLMYRGKYYALPRDVTTNVVYYNRKIFREHGVPYPKPGWTWDDFLETAKKVTHIGPDGKAEHFGFNYDAFADGFIHWIWQNNGNFLNADFTKSTLNTKEAIEALQFLVDLRLKHRVCPTIPEAQSMGKEEDLFRTGRIAMYIGGVSRTHKFAQVADLDWDVAPNPVGKRAASRVWTNLWVMPRGTKNQEAAWKFISFVAGPEGQRIASKMNMGIPALNSIAREDHFLNQPPDHRVYFLDAFRDGIVFPVFPEGKEYWDMVQTELEPVWLGKRSVAEAAAAIDRIANTTLFK